In Thermoanaerobaculia bacterium, the genomic stretch ATGACCTATCCGCAGGTCCTCTCGAAGCTCAACGTATTTCTCGACGGCGCTCCCAAGGTCGAGACCTACGACACCGTTTCGAGCTACGCCCGCTGATCACGTCTTGGCGGGCGCGCAAGCGCTCGCTGCCCGACGAGGCCCCACGAGGGGCCTCTCTTTTTGTCCGCGATTCCTGTCATCGCCATGGCTCCATCGGGATCACCGCAAGATCCTCGTCGTCGACGGCAAGGTCGCCATCATCGGCGGCATCAACATCAGCCCGGTGTATTCGAGCAGCCCTTTTTCCGATGGCTGTGAGCACGGCCTGAAAACGGCACGTGCCGGGCGAATCCGGCACGTGAATGGACGGATCGGGGCTGAAGGCTACTTCGACGGGGCCCCGGGAGGCGGCAGGGGCTGGAACGCGCGAACGAGCGTCACCGTCCAATGCCCGCCGCGGTTCTGGTACACCGCGGTCACGTGGTGGTGAAACGGCGGCAGAGCGTTCCCGTCGGGGTCGATCATCCCGGTGACCGTGGATTCCCAGTCTCCCACCATCACGTCGTCGCACGCGCGCCGGAGCGCGAACGAGTCGATCTTGTAGGTGCTCGCCTTCATCACGCCGGACTGCTCCTTCTCGAAGAGCTTCTCGACCTCCGCCCGGTTGCCGCACTTCACGCCGAAGGGGTTGATGAGGTCGACGTCCTCGGCCCAGGCGGCCGCCATTTTCTTCGGGTCGTGGGCGTTCCACGCCGTCACGAAATCCTGGTTGAGCTCCTTGATGGCCGCCTCGTTCGAGTCGGCCGCCCGCGCGGAAACGGGAATGCCGGCCAGGGCCA encodes the following:
- a CDS encoding nuclear transport factor 2 family protein, whose protein sequence is MKRFPLAIALAVALAGIPVSARAADSNEAAIKELNQDFVTAWNAHDPKKMAAAWAEDVDLINPFGVKCGNRAEVEKLFEKEQSGVMKASTYKIDSFALRRACDDVMVGDWESTVTGMIDPDGNALPPFHHHVTAVYQNRGGHWTVTLVRAFQPLPPPGAPSK